A window from Chitinophaga filiformis encodes these proteins:
- a CDS encoding OmpA family protein, producing MASKKYLLLAGAMSLLAASSSFAQVTPVYDALDSSKVPASRQAQQNNFSNHQYDFPAKPRDMWELGFHGGLHLINGTIPARPGFGGGISLRKSLGHTISVRAEYTGSFDKGLDYRLRPAITTGSNAWATTAAANNGMIVANYKTASHQLSFDLMASLSNILFYKAQPKINWYVFGGYSLGLIDVDVDALNGNAAYNYSNINFSAPRKDIKDQLKNLLDGDYEQNAPSQGNRGNIGRKDNNQLWRHGADFGTGIAYRISKRFNIGIEEKYTLYFDDYLDGYSSPYSNHKDAFSYTSIRLNFNLGNSAKRVEPLWWVNPLNYAYNELSAPRHMKLPTPVLPDADGDGVTDQFDREPNTPAGAPVDVHGVAKDTDGDGVPDFKDKQLVTPTYCQPVDADGVGKCPDPECCKNIKPEAACNTLVLPSVSFKGSSTKVATDNEAILASVASTLKSNPSCNILVTGHAGAKGKKGGVDLSSRRVDAVIDYLADKQGIDRGRFIKQNTPGESSTVDLAPAN from the coding sequence ATGGCAAGCAAAAAGTACTTATTACTGGCAGGCGCTATGAGTCTCCTAGCGGCGTCCTCCAGTTTTGCACAAGTTACCCCTGTTTATGATGCCCTGGATTCAAGCAAGGTACCAGCGTCAAGACAGGCCCAACAGAACAACTTTTCCAACCACCAGTATGATTTCCCTGCGAAACCTCGCGACATGTGGGAATTAGGTTTCCATGGTGGTCTTCACCTGATCAATGGTACAATCCCAGCCAGACCAGGTTTTGGTGGTGGTATCTCCCTGAGAAAATCTCTGGGTCATACTATCTCTGTAAGAGCTGAATACACCGGTTCTTTCGATAAAGGTCTGGACTACAGATTAAGGCCAGCGATCACCACTGGTAGCAATGCATGGGCAACTACTGCAGCTGCTAACAACGGTATGATCGTAGCTAACTATAAAACAGCTTCTCACCAGCTGTCTTTTGACCTGATGGCTTCTCTGAGCAACATCCTGTTCTATAAGGCACAGCCTAAGATCAACTGGTATGTATTCGGTGGTTATAGCTTAGGTCTGATCGACGTTGACGTAGATGCGTTGAACGGTAATGCAGCTTACAACTACAGCAACATCAACTTCTCCGCTCCTCGTAAAGACATCAAGGATCAGCTGAAAAACCTGTTAGACGGAGATTACGAGCAGAACGCTCCATCTCAGGGTAACAGAGGTAACATCGGTCGTAAAGACAACAACCAGCTGTGGCGTCATGGCGCTGATTTCGGTACCGGAATCGCGTACAGAATTTCTAAACGTTTCAACATCGGTATCGAAGAGAAATATACTTTATACTTTGATGACTATCTGGACGGTTATTCCTCTCCATATAGCAACCACAAAGACGCTTTCAGCTATACCAGCATCCGTCTGAACTTCAACCTGGGTAACTCCGCTAAACGCGTTGAGCCATTATGGTGGGTAAATCCGCTGAACTATGCTTACAACGAACTGAGCGCTCCTCGTCACATGAAGCTGCCTACTCCGGTACTGCCTGATGCTGATGGTGATGGTGTTACTGACCAGTTTGATCGTGAGCCTAACACACCAGCTGGTGCTCCAGTTGATGTTCACGGTGTAGCTAAAGATACTGATGGTGACGGTGTTCCTGACTTCAAGGATAAACAACTGGTTACTCCAACTTACTGCCAGCCAGTTGACGCTGATGGTGTTGGTAAATGCCCAGATCCTGAGTGCTGCAAAAACATCAAACCAGAAGCTGCTTGTAACACACTGGTTCTGCCTAGCGTAAGCTTCAAAGGTAGCTCTACCAAAGTTGCAACTGACAACGAAGCTATCCTGGCAAGCGTTGCCAGCACACTGAAATCTAACCCATCCTGCAACATCCTGGTTACCGGTCACGCTGGTGCTAAAGGTAAAAAAGGTGGTGTAGACCTGAGCAGCAGAAGAGTAGATGCAGTTATCGACTACCTGGCTGATAAACAAGGTATCGATCGCGGTCGCTTCATCAAACAAAACACTCCTGGTGAGTCTTCAACTGTTGATTTAGCTCCTGCTAACTAA
- a CDS encoding polyprenyl synthetase family protein: MDEIKHLISKELQDFESKFADAVKSHVPLLDRIMHYIVKRKGKQIRPMFVLLSAKLFNNNIQESTYHAAAFVELLHTATLVHDDVVDDANERRGFFSINALWKNKIAVLVGDYLLSKGLLLSVNNNEFKALKILSEAVREMSEGELLQIEKTRKLNIKEDIYFEIIRRKTASLLASACAAGAWSTTNNDETTEKMRLFGEKVGVAFQIKDDLFDYGSDKIGKPTGIDIREKKMTLPLIYTLEHATPDIRRRIINIVKNHNTDKERVAEVIELVKKSGGIEYTQQKMFEYRDDALAILHSFPDNEIRAGLETLVRYTTDRTF; encoded by the coding sequence ATGGACGAAATTAAACACCTGATCAGTAAGGAATTACAGGATTTTGAAAGCAAATTCGCTGACGCTGTAAAAAGCCATGTCCCCCTTTTGGACAGGATCATGCATTACATCGTTAAACGTAAAGGCAAACAGATCAGACCCATGTTTGTGCTTTTATCTGCCAAACTCTTTAATAATAATATACAGGAAAGCACATATCATGCCGCAGCCTTCGTAGAATTGCTCCATACGGCAACACTTGTCCACGACGATGTGGTGGATGATGCCAATGAAAGACGGGGCTTCTTTTCCATCAATGCACTGTGGAAAAACAAGATAGCCGTTTTGGTAGGAGACTATCTCCTGTCCAAAGGCTTACTACTTTCAGTAAACAACAATGAGTTCAAAGCCTTAAAGATCCTTTCAGAAGCCGTAAGGGAAATGAGCGAGGGCGAGCTCCTGCAGATAGAAAAGACCCGCAAGCTTAATATTAAAGAAGATATCTACTTTGAGATCATCCGCCGGAAAACAGCTTCTCTCCTCGCCTCTGCCTGCGCTGCTGGCGCCTGGAGCACTACCAACAACGATGAAACGACAGAGAAAATGCGTCTCTTCGGCGAAAAAGTAGGTGTGGCCTTCCAGATCAAAGACGACCTTTTCGATTATGGCTCCGATAAAATAGGCAAACCTACAGGGATTGATATACGGGAAAAGAAAATGACCCTTCCCCTTATTTATACCCTGGAACATGCCACACCAGATATCAGGAGACGTATTATTAATATCGTCAAAAATCACAATACCGATAAAGAACGCGTCGCCGAAGTAATTGAACTGGTTAAAAAATCCGGCGGTATCGAATATACACAACAGAAAATGTTCGAGTACCGCGACGATGCTTTGGCCATCCTCCACAGCTTTCCTGACAATGAGATCAGGGCCGGCCTGGAAACATTGGTAAGATATACTACAGATCGTACTTTTTAA
- the recJ gene encoding single-stranded-DNA-specific exonuclease RecJ, translated as MQKRWTVRSYQPKQEALLQSSLRIHPLLCRLLVQRGMHTYDESRLFFRPTLTDLHDPWLMKDMDKAVSRIEQAFFRNEKILVFGDYDVDGTTAVATVFDFLHSLYNNIEFYIPHRYKEGYGISKQGIEYARDNEFTLVIALDCGIKAIDQITWAAGNGIDFIICDHHLPDAILPPAVAILNPKQYDCPYPYKELSGCGIGYKLISAFAQKRGVPDEKVHKYLDLVATSIAADIVPMTGENRVLAFHGLKKVNADPLPGIQALIELSGLKEQLTISNLVFVIAPRVNAAGRMDDARKAVNLFVETDKEKAMEIAKVLHADNFDRKEIDGNITKEAVELLQNDLTLQDKKSTVLYKPDWHKGVVGIVASRLIDKYYYRPTIILTLSNDRVAGSARSVTGFNVYEAIHQCKELLENYGGHFYAAGMTLKPENVTAFQKKFEEVVATTIDPDLLVPEILIDTEIQLKDITPAFFNILRQFEPLGPENLRPVFLVRNVVDSGYSRLVKDEHIKFSVKQGKSPNALTGIGFYMSEKFHIVNSKQPFDMVFTIDENEWNGKMNLQLKVIDIRTTTK; from the coding sequence ATGCAAAAACGCTGGACAGTCCGATCTTATCAACCGAAACAGGAAGCATTGCTCCAGTCGTCTTTGCGCATTCACCCTTTACTATGCAGATTGCTGGTGCAAAGGGGCATGCATACCTACGATGAATCACGCCTGTTCTTCCGGCCTACCCTTACAGACCTGCACGATCCCTGGCTGATGAAAGACATGGATAAAGCAGTCTCCCGTATTGAACAGGCCTTTTTCAGAAATGAAAAGATCCTCGTTTTCGGCGACTATGACGTGGATGGTACCACTGCTGTAGCTACTGTTTTTGACTTTCTGCATTCTTTATATAATAACATCGAATTTTATATCCCTCACCGCTATAAAGAAGGATACGGCATTTCCAAACAAGGTATCGAATACGCCAGGGATAATGAATTCACCCTGGTCATTGCACTGGACTGCGGCATCAAAGCCATTGACCAGATCACCTGGGCAGCCGGCAATGGCATTGATTTTATCATCTGCGATCACCACCTGCCCGACGCTATATTGCCACCGGCAGTGGCCATCCTCAACCCAAAGCAATACGATTGCCCTTATCCATATAAAGAGTTAAGCGGCTGCGGCATCGGCTATAAACTGATCTCCGCCTTTGCACAGAAAAGAGGTGTGCCAGATGAAAAAGTTCATAAATACCTGGACCTGGTAGCCACCAGTATCGCCGCCGACATTGTACCGATGACCGGAGAGAACCGCGTGCTGGCCTTTCATGGCTTAAAGAAAGTAAACGCTGATCCGCTTCCCGGTATACAGGCATTGATAGAATTAAGCGGGTTGAAAGAGCAGCTGACCATCTCCAATCTTGTATTTGTAATAGCGCCACGCGTCAATGCTGCCGGCAGAATGGACGATGCAAGAAAAGCAGTGAACCTCTTCGTGGAAACTGATAAGGAAAAAGCAATGGAGATCGCCAAAGTGCTGCATGCCGACAATTTCGACAGGAAAGAAATAGACGGCAACATCACCAAAGAAGCAGTTGAATTATTGCAGAACGATCTTACACTGCAGGATAAAAAATCCACCGTTCTATATAAACCCGATTGGCATAAAGGCGTAGTAGGCATCGTTGCCTCCCGCCTGATCGACAAATATTATTATCGCCCTACCATTATTCTTACACTGAGTAACGATAGAGTGGCAGGTTCTGCACGCTCCGTTACCGGTTTCAATGTATACGAAGCCATTCACCAATGCAAGGAGCTCCTGGAGAATTATGGCGGTCATTTTTATGCGGCAGGTATGACATTAAAACCTGAAAATGTTACTGCATTCCAAAAGAAATTTGAAGAAGTAGTGGCCACTACCATTGATCCCGATTTGCTGGTACCGGAAATACTGATCGATACCGAGATCCAACTGAAAGATATTACCCCCGCTTTTTTCAATATCCTGCGGCAATTTGAACCACTGGGACCGGAAAACCTGCGTCCCGTTTTCCTCGTCAGGAATGTAGTTGACAGTGGTTATTCAAGGCTTGTAAAGGATGAACATATTAAGTTCTCCGTAAAACAGGGCAAATCTCCTAACGCATTAACGGGCATAGGTTTCTACATGTCCGAAAAATTCCACATTGTCAACAGTAAACAGCCCTTCGATATGGTATTTACCATCGATGAAAACGAATGGAACGGTAAAATGAACCTGCAATTAAAAGTTATTGACATCAGGACCACCACTAAGTAA
- a CDS encoding alpha/beta hydrolase-fold protein, whose protein sequence is MKRRTIKRFIYVLLLVSLGNIVACSKKNEAATPGGNGTDTIPDPPKEDVFDPQTPGITVKTMDYKGGNIDDYLLYVPDTYNEKKAYKWPVVIFLHGVGEIGTDINVIRKVGLPKVVTGKQFVMIAPQCTASWWNTDVLQQLYKEVLKKYHVDSARVYLTGLSMGGYGTWNWAQASPQKFAAIVPISGAGTPSQACVLKNMQVWAFHNANDPTVSVAGSRDMVNALKTCGSKLVKYTENATGGHDAWTKAYADSTLYTWLLQQKR, encoded by the coding sequence ATGAAAAGAAGAACAATTAAGAGATTTATTTATGTGCTACTGCTTGTTTCTTTAGGTAATATAGTAGCCTGCTCCAAAAAGAATGAAGCCGCAACACCCGGCGGTAATGGAACTGATACGATACCCGATCCTCCCAAAGAAGACGTGTTTGACCCTCAGACCCCGGGCATCACCGTAAAGACAATGGACTATAAAGGTGGCAACATCGACGATTATCTGCTGTATGTTCCCGATACTTACAACGAGAAAAAAGCATATAAATGGCCCGTTGTGATCTTCCTGCATGGAGTGGGGGAGATAGGAACCGATATCAACGTGATCAGAAAAGTAGGGCTGCCAAAAGTGGTAACAGGAAAGCAGTTTGTGATGATCGCTCCCCAGTGTACTGCATCCTGGTGGAATACCGATGTCTTACAACAGCTGTATAAGGAAGTGCTGAAGAAGTATCATGTAGACAGTGCGCGTGTTTATTTGACAGGATTAAGTATGGGCGGCTACGGCACCTGGAACTGGGCGCAGGCCAGCCCTCAGAAGTTTGCAGCTATTGTGCCGATCAGCGGTGCAGGTACACCGTCGCAGGCTTGTGTACTGAAAAATATGCAGGTATGGGCCTTTCATAATGCCAATGATCCGACGGTAAGTGTAGCCGGCTCGCGAGACATGGTAAATGCATTGAAGACGTGTGGAAGCAAGCTGGTTAAGTACACAGAAAATGCAACAGGCGGGCATGATGCCTGGACAAAAGCATATGCAGATAGTACGTTATATACCTGGCTGTTACAACAGAAACGGTAG
- the htpG gene encoding molecular chaperone HtpG — MQKGAIRVQTENIFPIIKKFLYSDHEIFIRELVSNAVDATQKLKTLASVGEFKGELGTPEITVKLDKEKKTLTISDMGVGMTAEEVDKYINQVAFSGAEEFLKKYKGQTDGANIIGHFGLGFYSSFMVSNQVEIFSKSHKEDAPAVRWECDGSPEYMLEETTKESRGTDIVLHINEESEEFLDEHRIQTMLEKFCKFLPVPVKFADKQLNNTSPAWTKKPSDLTPEDYQNFYKELYPYAEAPLFWIHLNVDYPFNLTGILYFPKISKTFEVQKDKISLYSNQVFVTDEVKDIVPEFLMLLHGVIDSPDIPLNVSRSYLQGDPNVKKISTYITKKVADKLDEIFRNDRKSFEEKWESIGLFAKYGMMTDDKFQEKGNKFLIMEDITEEGKFYTLEEYKQETSALQTNKDGKLVVLYATNAVQQDSYIQAAKNKGYKIVKLDTIVDAAFINNMEPRWDSMMFTRVDADIADNLVDKDEKSESVLTSDQESKLKELFQHIPQQHVKVELKGLSADAQPVIVTRPEFMRRMKDMAAVGGSGMSWYANMPDEINMTINANHPIYLQILEENDNDKQQKQVRNLADLALLSQNLLTGADLTAFVNRSVELMSAEKKN, encoded by the coding sequence ATGCAGAAAGGAGCAATACGTGTTCAGACAGAGAACATTTTCCCCATTATCAAAAAATTCCTCTATTCAGACCATGAGATCTTCATCCGCGAGCTGGTGAGCAATGCGGTTGACGCTACACAGAAGCTAAAAACCCTGGCTAGTGTCGGAGAGTTTAAAGGTGAGCTGGGCACCCCTGAAATTACAGTGAAGCTGGATAAAGAGAAAAAGACGCTGACCATTTCCGATATGGGAGTGGGTATGACCGCCGAAGAAGTAGACAAATACATTAACCAGGTAGCTTTCTCCGGTGCAGAAGAATTCCTGAAAAAATACAAAGGCCAGACAGACGGCGCTAATATCATTGGTCACTTCGGTCTCGGTTTCTATTCTTCCTTCATGGTAAGTAACCAGGTGGAGATCTTCTCTAAGTCACACAAAGAAGATGCACCTGCTGTGCGCTGGGAATGTGATGGCAGCCCTGAATATATGCTGGAAGAAACCACGAAGGAAAGCCGTGGTACTGACATTGTGCTGCATATTAACGAAGAAAGTGAAGAGTTCCTGGATGAGCACCGTATTCAGACCATGCTGGAGAAGTTCTGTAAATTCCTGCCTGTACCTGTAAAATTTGCAGACAAACAGCTGAATAATACCAGTCCCGCATGGACCAAGAAGCCGAGCGACCTGACACCGGAAGATTACCAGAATTTCTACAAAGAATTATATCCATACGCAGAAGCGCCTTTGTTCTGGATCCATCTGAATGTGGATTATCCGTTCAACCTGACAGGTATCCTGTATTTCCCTAAGATCAGCAAGACTTTTGAGGTACAGAAGGATAAGATCAGCCTGTATTCCAACCAGGTATTCGTAACGGATGAAGTAAAGGATATCGTTCCTGAATTCCTGATGTTGCTGCATGGTGTGATAGACAGTCCGGATATTCCGCTGAACGTAAGCCGCAGTTATCTGCAGGGCGATCCGAATGTGAAAAAGATCAGCACTTATATCACCAAGAAAGTAGCTGATAAACTGGATGAGATCTTCCGTAATGATCGTAAGAGCTTTGAAGAGAAATGGGAATCCATCGGCCTGTTTGCAAAATATGGTATGATGACTGATGATAAATTCCAGGAGAAAGGGAACAAATTCCTGATCATGGAAGATATCACAGAGGAAGGCAAGTTCTATACACTGGAAGAATATAAACAGGAAACAAGTGCTTTGCAGACCAATAAAGATGGAAAGCTGGTCGTATTGTATGCAACAAATGCAGTGCAGCAGGATAGCTACATACAGGCGGCAAAGAACAAGGGATATAAGATCGTGAAGCTGGATACTATTGTAGATGCTGCGTTCATCAACAATATGGAGCCAAGATGGGATAGCATGATGTTCACCCGTGTGGATGCTGATATAGCTGATAACCTGGTGGATAAAGACGAAAAATCTGAAAGTGTATTGACATCCGACCAGGAATCAAAACTGAAGGAATTGTTCCAGCATATTCCGCAGCAGCATGTGAAGGTGGAACTGAAAGGTCTGAGCGCAGATGCACAGCCGGTGATTGTAACCCGTCCGGAATTCATGCGTCGTATGAAAGATATGGCGGCAGTAGGCGGAAGCGGTATGAGCTGGTATGCAAACATGCCGGATGAGATCAATATGACCATCAACGCAAACCATCCTATCTATCTGCAGATCCTCGAAGAAAATGATAATGATAAACAGCAGAAGCAGGTACGAAACCTGGCAGATCTTGCGTTATTATCACAGAACCTGCTGACAGGCGCCGATCTTACCGCATTTGTGAATAGAAGTGTTGAGTTGATGAGTGCAGAAAAGAAGAATTAA